A DNA window from Pseudarthrobacter sp. W1I19 contains the following coding sequences:
- a CDS encoding TetR/AcrR family transcriptional regulator C-terminal domain-containing protein, with amino-acid sequence MPAVPAVEGRAAGNGSAASVAAADDGAAAGNGSAGNGGTARRRAGRPSAALLDKAGITAAALELINRKGYDGLTMAGLAKELDVAPSALYNHVASKRDVLLLVEDHLTSLVDVSDFGSAPWEDAVRSWAWSYRNVFAAHTPLIPVIAVLPVTDAPQTLAMYETVSKGFLDAGFPQERVVSSIVAFESFIFGSAYDVTAPEDIFDSGSMADSTPHFTAAVRSASSGAGRPADVAFELGLEALISGLGALRG; translated from the coding sequence ATGCCGGCAGTACCAGCCGTAGAGGGACGCGCCGCGGGGAACGGGAGCGCCGCGAGTGTGGCCGCCGCCGATGATGGAGCGGCTGCCGGTAACGGGAGCGCCGGCAACGGGGGCACTGCCCGTCGGCGGGCCGGGCGGCCTTCTGCCGCACTGCTGGACAAGGCGGGAATCACGGCGGCCGCGCTGGAGCTCATCAACCGCAAGGGCTACGACGGTCTCACCATGGCGGGCCTGGCCAAGGAACTGGACGTGGCGCCGTCGGCCCTTTACAACCATGTGGCGTCGAAACGGGACGTCCTGCTCCTGGTGGAGGACCATCTCACGTCGCTGGTGGACGTGTCCGATTTTGGCTCGGCGCCGTGGGAGGACGCGGTGCGCAGCTGGGCCTGGAGCTACCGGAATGTCTTCGCCGCGCACACGCCGCTGATTCCCGTCATTGCGGTCCTCCCGGTGACCGATGCGCCGCAGACGCTGGCCATGTACGAGACCGTGAGCAAGGGGTTCCTCGACGCAGGCTTCCCGCAGGAGCGCGTTGTGTCCTCGATTGTGGCCTTCGAATCTTTTATTTTCGGATCCGCTTATGACGTAACGGCGCCCGAGGACATCTTCGATTCCGGATCCATGGCAGACTCGACACCCCACTTCACGGCTGCGGTGCGGAGCGCTTCCAGCGGGGCCGGGCGGCCGGCAGACGTGGCGTTCGAGCTGGGGCTCGAGGCGCTGATCTCGGGTCTCGGGGCGCTGCGGGGATGA
- a CDS encoding CsbD family protein, with translation MGLGDKIENAAEKAGGKGKEAAGTATGDESLRTEGQADQAKGDLKQAGEKVKDAFKKD, from the coding sequence ATGGGATTGGGCGACAAGATCGAAAACGCTGCCGAGAAAGCCGGCGGCAAAGGCAAAGAAGCGGCAGGCACGGCCACGGGTGATGAGAGCCTGCGGACCGAGGGGCAGGCCGACCAAGCCAAAGGCGATTTGAAGCAGGCCGGCGAGAAGGTCAAGGACGCTTTCAAGAAGGATTGA
- a CDS encoding serine/threonine-protein kinase, whose amino-acid sequence MTEVQRAAVTGQLFCRRYRLQELVGRGAAAGVYRAMDDALGREVALKVFSKEGGEPELLARQDAEIRILASLIHPSLVTLFDAGIDPDTERSFVVMEYVPGPDLRRSLREGPMDPAGIAKVGSDVAAALDYVHSRGVIHRDIKPGNVLLYNRRSGQPGTHWRAKLADFGIARVMEDDHLTGTGRMVGTAAYLSPEQALGEALNGASDVYALGLVLLECFTRQVEFPGNQIESGVARLHRNPVIPDSVGAGFKALLTAMTARQPADRPTAAEAAAVLQRLALQDDTHAASVTTADVVPMERNVSSSRTAAPPPLPPHPPTAAARQLRKPRKRARAALAASIAAVLLTGVTSASLGGDRTVQSASPAGQAVPAQNNPVDFHLDQLETALKHSPVLQSSLNQVRQAVINGDLHTALTQLDRLEKDVSDEAVRNGATFEEYRSITTAIRLVRNDLQTLITAAAEPTADAVPAAPGPVPVTAADPVPVSNPVPAPAVMVATPVDAQAGDTPPAEQREQTANVEQTNTGGGRDDNEKSKAGKPNDHGGGKNKN is encoded by the coding sequence ATGACGGAAGTACAAAGGGCGGCGGTAACCGGCCAACTTTTCTGCCGGCGATATCGGCTTCAGGAGCTGGTCGGCCGCGGCGCCGCCGCAGGGGTGTACCGGGCGATGGATGATGCCCTGGGCAGGGAAGTGGCGCTGAAGGTCTTCTCCAAGGAGGGTGGCGAGCCCGAGTTGCTGGCCCGCCAGGACGCTGAGATTCGGATCCTCGCCTCCCTGATCCATCCGTCCCTGGTGACTTTGTTCGATGCCGGCATCGATCCGGATACGGAGCGGAGCTTCGTGGTGATGGAGTACGTGCCGGGCCCTGACCTCCGCCGTAGCCTGCGGGAGGGCCCCATGGACCCCGCTGGCATCGCCAAAGTGGGGTCGGATGTGGCAGCTGCCCTGGACTACGTCCACAGCCGCGGCGTGATCCATCGGGACATCAAACCGGGGAACGTGCTTCTCTACAACCGGCGGTCCGGCCAGCCGGGTACGCACTGGCGGGCCAAGCTCGCCGATTTCGGGATCGCCCGGGTGATGGAGGATGACCACCTTACGGGGACAGGCCGCATGGTAGGCACTGCCGCGTACCTGAGCCCTGAGCAGGCTCTTGGTGAGGCTTTGAACGGTGCAAGCGACGTCTACGCCCTGGGTCTGGTGCTGCTGGAATGCTTCACACGCCAGGTCGAGTTCCCCGGCAACCAGATCGAATCGGGCGTGGCGCGCCTCCACAGGAACCCCGTCATCCCTGACAGTGTTGGCGCAGGCTTCAAGGCCCTGCTGACTGCGATGACTGCCCGGCAGCCCGCCGACCGGCCAACCGCGGCAGAAGCTGCGGCCGTACTTCAGCGACTGGCCCTCCAGGACGACACGCACGCCGCCTCCGTGACAACTGCTGACGTCGTACCTATGGAGCGGAACGTCAGCAGTTCAAGGACTGCCGCGCCCCCGCCGTTGCCGCCGCATCCGCCAACCGCTGCTGCCCGGCAGTTGCGAAAGCCCCGAAAACGCGCCCGGGCTGCTCTAGCCGCGTCCATCGCGGCAGTCCTCCTCACCGGAGTGACAAGTGCATCCCTTGGGGGCGACCGCACGGTCCAGTCTGCTTCACCTGCCGGGCAGGCAGTACCGGCGCAAAACAATCCAGTCGATTTTCACCTTGACCAGCTCGAAACCGCCCTCAAGCACTCCCCCGTCCTCCAGTCCAGCCTCAACCAGGTGCGCCAGGCGGTGATCAACGGTGACCTTCACACTGCCCTCACCCAATTGGACCGGCTGGAAAAGGATGTAAGTGATGAAGCAGTCAGGAACGGGGCAACGTTCGAGGAATACCGGAGCATCACCACGGCCATCCGCCTGGTCCGCAACGATCTGCAAACACTCATCACCGCTGCTGCCGAACCCACCGCTGACGCAGTCCCCGCAGCCCCCGGGCCCGTGCCGGTTACAGCTGCAGACCCCGTTCCTGTTTCCAATCCCGTACCCGCGCCTGCCGTTATGGTCGCAACCCCCGTCGATGCACAGGCAGGTGATACCCCTCCAGCGGAGCAACGGGAGCAAACCGCGAACGTGGAACAAACCAACACAGGTGGAGGCCGCGATGACAACGAAAAGTCCAAGGCCGGCAAGCCGAACGATCACGGGGGCGGCAAAAACAAGAACTAA
- a CDS encoding GAF domain-containing protein: protein MDEAAKRRLELAALVVDGLQPQVLWPSYFGQAPCSEFELRAYLHGVLALPDFEHGHGTDPKGKEATSGRSLPQSNPRKSDQPDGLFERTDEDLLAALGAAGRFLLTPERAEEERLASLRETDLLHSGPEETFDRVVTAAREYFGVGAASLSLIAKDAQFFKSVIGPLREETPRQIALCTETIRRDSMLVINDTLTNEQFASNPLVVGDPYIRFYAGYPLNGPRGWNIGTLCVIDQKPRTFTPSDELVLRSLAAIVQNDIDARTLR, encoded by the coding sequence ATGGATGAAGCGGCGAAGCGGCGGCTGGAACTCGCCGCACTGGTCGTTGATGGTTTGCAACCGCAGGTTCTTTGGCCCTCCTATTTCGGCCAAGCCCCGTGTTCTGAGTTTGAGCTGCGCGCCTACCTTCATGGCGTCCTTGCCCTTCCCGACTTTGAACACGGTCACGGCACTGACCCGAAGGGGAAGGAAGCCACGTCGGGGCGGTCGCTGCCACAGTCCAACCCGCGAAAATCCGATCAGCCGGATGGCTTGTTCGAAAGGACCGATGAGGATCTCTTGGCTGCGCTGGGAGCGGCGGGCAGGTTCCTTCTTACCCCTGAGCGGGCGGAGGAGGAACGGTTGGCATCCTTGCGGGAAACTGACCTCCTTCATTCAGGCCCGGAGGAAACTTTCGACCGGGTCGTAACTGCTGCCAGAGAGTACTTCGGCGTAGGCGCTGCCTCACTGTCACTGATCGCGAAGGACGCCCAGTTCTTCAAGTCCGTTATCGGCCCTCTTAGAGAGGAGACCCCACGTCAAATCGCGCTGTGCACAGAAACCATTAGGCGGGATTCGATGCTGGTTATCAACGACACGCTGACTAATGAGCAGTTCGCTTCGAATCCACTTGTCGTCGGGGACCCTTATATCCGCTTTTACGCTGGCTATCCCTTGAACGGTCCCCGTGGGTGGAACATTGGGACCTTATGCGTCATTGACCAGAAACCCAGGACTTTTACTCCATCTGACGAGCTGGTACTTCGGTCCCTCGCAGCCATCGTTCAAAATGACATTGACGCACGGACGTTGCGGTGA
- a CDS encoding GAF and ANTAR domain-containing protein, whose translation MTAEQLPPMVELQHLLISAESLEEFFSGLSGVAAATLSERTRSAIDCGITFQEGTRRVTVAGSSPRAVRLDEIEQRIGHGPCVEALRTLAPVLLGDVSSDHRWPSYQQELESQNCRSVLGMPLQIGKDCSAALNFFASSQVFDDQTIKETTAFAGAASQAIRLVLKIKAAQDTAGELRSALESQTPVSIACGILMAQNRCSQKEAMTILRNASKVRNQTLQDLAKEIVTHLSGETPATFFQS comes from the coding sequence ATGACCGCTGAACAACTGCCGCCCATGGTGGAGCTTCAACACCTCCTGATCAGCGCTGAAAGCCTTGAGGAATTCTTTAGTGGTCTGTCGGGTGTTGCCGCCGCCACATTGAGTGAACGTACCCGGAGCGCCATTGATTGCGGCATCACATTTCAGGAGGGAACCCGCCGCGTTACGGTCGCCGGCAGCAGCCCGCGCGCTGTCCGTCTGGACGAAATTGAGCAGCGCATAGGTCACGGCCCCTGCGTTGAAGCCCTGCGAACCCTTGCCCCGGTGCTCCTGGGAGATGTCTCGAGTGACCATCGCTGGCCGTCCTATCAGCAGGAACTCGAGTCCCAGAACTGCCGAAGCGTTCTCGGCATGCCCTTGCAAATCGGCAAAGACTGCAGCGCGGCACTCAATTTCTTCGCCTCCAGCCAGGTCTTTGACGACCAGACGATCAAAGAAACCACTGCTTTCGCAGGCGCAGCCTCACAAGCTATCCGCCTCGTACTGAAAATCAAGGCCGCCCAGGACACAGCCGGAGAGCTGAGGTCAGCCCTGGAAAGCCAAACACCCGTGAGCATCGCTTGCGGGATCCTTATGGCCCAGAACCGTTGCAGCCAAAAAGAGGCCATGACCATCCTCAGAAACGCCTCGAAGGTCAGAAACCAGACACTGCAGGACCTCGCAAAAGAAATCGTCACCCACCTCTCTGGAGAAACCCCCGCTACATTCTTCCAAAGCTAA
- the sigJ gene encoding RNA polymerase sigma factor SigJ: MNEDADETSSLFRRGSTGYGQLFGVAYRLLGSVHDAEDAVQDGFTRWQELTEDERQLIREPTAWLTRVVSRVCLDRLGSARARRERYHGIWLPEPMLGEPSSGMGSNHQNLPAGSRLSPYSDPADVVTQDESVSIALLVTMEQLTAPQRVSLILHDVFQVPFSEIAEIVGRSADACRQLATSARKNVRSSRRAEVHGATRDQVIEAFARACADGDMESLAAALDPDVVSRADGGKSVRVARRPVGGQREVARYLVGVLNRERRQQGDFRVSMELLNGYTGIVVRRAERVVWVADLQVIDGLIGTIAIIADPEKLNTRPGSF, from the coding sequence GTGAACGAGGACGCCGACGAGACGTCATCGCTCTTCAGGCGCGGAAGCACGGGGTACGGCCAACTCTTCGGCGTTGCCTACCGCCTTCTCGGGTCGGTGCACGACGCCGAGGATGCCGTGCAGGACGGTTTCACACGATGGCAGGAGCTTACTGAGGATGAGCGTCAGCTGATCCGAGAGCCGACCGCGTGGCTCACCCGTGTAGTGAGCAGGGTGTGCCTTGACCGGCTGGGATCGGCCAGAGCACGACGAGAAAGGTACCACGGCATATGGTTACCCGAACCCATGCTGGGGGAACCTTCCTCAGGAATGGGAAGCAATCATCAGAACCTGCCGGCAGGGTCACGCCTTTCACCCTATTCTGATCCAGCCGATGTCGTCACCCAGGATGAGTCAGTTTCCATCGCGCTGCTAGTGACCATGGAACAACTCACGGCCCCGCAGCGCGTGAGTCTCATACTTCACGACGTGTTCCAGGTTCCCTTCTCTGAAATCGCGGAAATTGTCGGGAGAAGCGCGGATGCCTGCAGGCAGCTGGCGACCTCGGCCCGCAAGAACGTCCGATCATCCCGCCGCGCAGAAGTTCACGGGGCAACAAGGGACCAGGTAATTGAGGCATTTGCACGAGCCTGCGCGGACGGAGACATGGAATCATTGGCCGCCGCCCTGGACCCAGACGTCGTTTCCAGAGCAGACGGCGGAAAATCCGTCAGAGTTGCACGGCGTCCGGTCGGAGGACAGCGCGAGGTGGCCCGTTACCTGGTAGGTGTGCTTAACCGTGAACGGCGCCAGCAAGGCGATTTCCGTGTCTCGATGGAACTCTTGAACGGATACACAGGGATCGTTGTTCGCCGGGCAGAACGGGTCGTTTGGGTGGCGGACCTTCAGGTCATCGATGGGCTCATCGGGACTATTGCAATCATCGCGGATCCGGAAAAGCTGAACACTCGGCCCGGTTCTTTTTGA
- a CDS encoding NAD(P)/FAD-dependent oxidoreductase — translation MAKVLIIGGGFAGVWSAASAAKLRRECGVSDSDLDITVVSAGDDLVIRPRLYESDPHKMRIPLDSVLGPIGVQRLAATVTAIDTAAKAVTAVTQDGRSSELSYDRLVLASGSQVVQPKLPGSEHMFDIDTLAGASRLDSHLHRLPERSGSAGQYTAVVIGAGFTGLEIATELTMRLREIAGPHGTLRVVLVEREAEVGPELGINPRPAIKEALTDLGIETRLRVSLDAVRRGSVSLSDGTEIATDTVVWTAGMAASPLTKFIPAERDRIGRLHVDEYLRVKGVSDVYAAGDTSAAIATEGRTVMQSCQHATPLGKFAGHNVAADLLGKPLEPFAPDDYVTCLALGPAGAVVTSGWERNVLMTGSGGRDLKTLITNEWIYPPANDGEALLAAAGPNGAWPEYSPLAVG, via the coding sequence GTGGCAAAAGTCTTAATCATCGGAGGTGGCTTTGCAGGCGTTTGGAGTGCGGCAAGTGCAGCCAAATTGCGGCGCGAGTGTGGTGTCAGCGACTCTGACCTGGATATCACTGTGGTCAGCGCTGGCGACGACCTGGTCATCCGCCCCCGCCTGTATGAGTCCGACCCTCACAAGATGCGCATCCCGCTCGACAGCGTGCTGGGACCAATTGGCGTTCAGCGGCTGGCTGCGACCGTGACGGCAATCGATACGGCGGCCAAAGCGGTAACCGCAGTGACTCAGGATGGGCGCAGCTCAGAGCTGTCGTATGACCGGCTGGTGTTGGCATCCGGCAGTCAGGTTGTCCAACCGAAGTTGCCCGGGTCGGAACACATGTTCGACATCGACACCCTGGCCGGGGCATCCCGACTCGACTCGCATCTACACCGGTTGCCGGAACGCTCTGGAAGCGCAGGTCAGTACACGGCAGTAGTTATCGGGGCAGGCTTCACTGGTCTTGAGATTGCCACAGAGCTGACCATGCGATTGCGAGAGATCGCGGGCCCTCATGGGACCCTGCGTGTCGTTCTTGTCGAGCGTGAAGCGGAGGTGGGACCGGAATTGGGTATCAATCCTCGTCCAGCGATCAAGGAGGCGCTGACAGACCTCGGAATTGAGACCCGCCTGCGAGTGAGCCTAGACGCTGTGCGCCGCGGGAGCGTCAGCCTGTCTGACGGAACGGAAATAGCCACAGATACTGTGGTCTGGACCGCGGGAATGGCTGCAAGCCCGCTGACAAAATTTATCCCTGCCGAACGCGATCGGATAGGCAGGCTGCATGTCGACGAATACCTCCGGGTGAAAGGCGTTTCCGACGTCTACGCGGCTGGTGACACGTCTGCCGCTATCGCTACCGAGGGCCGAACCGTGATGCAGAGCTGCCAGCACGCTACGCCTCTCGGTAAATTTGCGGGGCACAATGTTGCTGCGGACCTGCTGGGCAAGCCTTTGGAACCTTTTGCTCCCGATGACTACGTGACTTGTCTGGCGCTGGGGCCGGCCGGGGCGGTTGTCACGTCCGGATGGGAACGCAACGTTTTGATGACCGGCAGCGGCGGCCGGGACCTCAAGACTTTGATCACTAACGAATGGATATATCCACCCGCTAACGACGGCGAAGCCTTGCTGGCTGCCGCTGGTCCGAACGGTGCGTGGCCGGAGTACTCGCCTCTCGCTGTGGGGTAA